In Fibrobacter sp. UWB4, one DNA window encodes the following:
- a CDS encoding ATP-binding protein, which produces MSIQELYYDKFLRFVVSRYEKTIKEVKPGHRMKITGLSLDKLQRIIAPLRKINPSVKTFILSDSLSGDDYVHASKLIELRNESPDAILALIPSDSSTSAEDSYGAAFQELSVSDLQKEFFAFLLSKIPQDKSHLFQIFYNAFAEFKLFASDDLSNLVNYLLFVDAENYSLESWGDGLQFMGMIPDSDLAKNEQDLKRYFKLNFEMCTSLLCDFSLTELDRVNKLPLSPDSIQNEVIDFLTKEKDVRDSIELCKRIYEKYPKLNFSRWKSYLTVAVNKKNVKVYADLTPGKKDGEELIKDPSGNLVLNIKDGKKKGKISFTVIVDPAPAQNPDIMAFEICLIRREDFTLVDTLKKAKLGANRKSAKRKMSVNIENEAYESGDYMLRVNAIDENDVVLNVDNDFKDEEKQSKWEEEKAENPEKSKEQFRLDNQAAYCNETVVFTINNAVSSDELEESEEVEKRAKVNTFLQGFIRQRVSLLVSDKEIELDEYDEPKNGWQHGSLNDIFQFDLSSKFAFQIQLPKKLIALETSFLKNRDTFGYINATVGANITDVNLQSLRFSALSQDKIPVELKKLRSELFEVISQSAKEDSGLLETFDIANNQDLIINYLAEYNSWLADLSAQNLSESDSVAVQFIDMVKLEVELPNGTYTDVCLISPLHPLRLGWMVNLWGLFQNWENSTKEFDAYRKSWTKKLDQLFYGKLKMDVAPLILADEKLQDPYQYIGEITFGWGIYSRPAISKDKSLSSDARQIKAYTSSLLNISSDKIIDSDVSAELVEKYINRFAKSHPYAKKLVLNLFNAGDAISFVNALKSIELKNSALTYEIRIFSESNLIKSGSALRELINPESNVAEGAEAFSQASRNRLFPKIRFSLNDTQQFIQDPNHYQAHISFLINPFQIQSSLVRPNKLDRSFYLNSLICRSVIAYEENGGDSTWYRYISEKILPNPVEEFANTEVDLLKNIQNLVGKIMSNTIDSSLPTTTLVLKESDRVLLNLVHDVSDWVVTFDKNMGPEFFDLPASSGENQKIPYLLDYIPGQESAGTSAFLTSKPTSEIEGLMKPMFSEYGIDLSGNEQFLELLEDVRTVSSSLIMQAGTTRNKAFEVLGTTLTKRFLKKKGLLNEAFIIPIDLHQELFADLDTGDRERADNLLVNIDVESKEIVFTVVEIKCRKSLSESEENDLKCKIQAQLINTVSALQQRFGKPLDGSPERLDRELQILELVDLLSFYIKRSQRYAQLDPIVAEEYLVFLSELEKLDYNLKFKQIGVIYNFSQHERQKKCFEGDSCIFTMGESVISEILGDNATLNTERLKQLDNDKDFCNAFEPNRKESIVRIRTLRDGGVLPEERQEEPESDDVENADRKDVNASTAVTEVPADFIPKETESATLEEEPIQPETPSKETQEKTTSESKPVVDNSPKDERSSDVKVLENVDSVFVPPVYDVLIGKTDAETPQYGIIGKTVDNKRLIGIDLNECNTVSLFGVQGAGKSYTIGTVAEMTLKQFSKVNKLPAPLASVIFHYSESMDYAPEFTSMVYPNDDERQLARLKQEYGAEAGSVKDVLLLTPNSQVEKRKSEYPDIEIAPIGFAASELNVADWMFLLGAIGNESTYVKELKQIMKACRYDMTLTNIRMGVNQNAFLSNSQKNLALQKLKFAEDYILNDCSLKKYMRPGRLIIVDLRDEFIEKNEALGLFVVMLNIFASVKDIDGKQFNKFIVFDEAHKYMNDKDLVGSITTAIREMRHKGVSIMIASQDPMSLPSEIIELSSIVIMHKFSSPAWVKHVQKAITALQTLTPMAMSSLTSGEAFLWANKATDRMFTQRPVKISIRPRVTKHGGDTINAVK; this is translated from the coding sequence ATGAGTATTCAGGAATTGTATTACGACAAGTTTCTCAGATTCGTTGTTTCTCGTTATGAGAAGACTATTAAAGAAGTTAAGCCGGGACACCGAATGAAAATTACAGGTTTGTCGCTTGACAAACTTCAAAGGATAATTGCTCCGCTGCGAAAAATAAATCCGTCTGTCAAGACGTTTATTCTTTCGGATTCACTTTCGGGTGATGATTATGTCCATGCTTCGAAATTGATTGAACTCAGAAATGAAAGCCCTGATGCAATTCTTGCCTTGATTCCATCGGATAGTTCAACATCTGCTGAAGATTCCTATGGTGCTGCATTTCAGGAATTGTCTGTGTCGGATTTACAGAAAGAGTTCTTTGCCTTTTTGCTTTCCAAAATTCCCCAAGATAAATCGCATCTCTTCCAGATATTTTATAACGCATTTGCAGAGTTTAAACTATTTGCATCAGATGATTTGAGCAATCTAGTAAACTATTTGCTTTTTGTTGATGCTGAAAATTATTCTTTGGAATCGTGGGGCGATGGTCTCCAATTTATGGGGATGATCCCTGATTCGGATTTGGCGAAAAATGAACAGGACTTAAAACGTTATTTCAAGTTGAATTTTGAGATGTGTACATCTCTGCTCTGTGATTTTTCACTAACAGAGCTCGATCGTGTCAATAAGCTTCCTTTAAGCCCGGATTCCATTCAAAATGAAGTTATTGATTTCTTGACAAAGGAGAAAGATGTTCGTGACAGCATTGAGCTTTGCAAAAGAATTTATGAGAAATACCCTAAGCTTAATTTCTCTAGATGGAAAAGCTATCTCACGGTTGCCGTAAACAAGAAAAATGTTAAGGTCTATGCAGACTTGACACCTGGCAAAAAGGATGGTGAAGAATTAATAAAGGATCCCTCTGGAAATTTAGTGCTAAACATTAAGGATGGAAAGAAAAAAGGGAAAATCTCTTTTACAGTTATTGTTGATCCGGCTCCAGCGCAAAACCCGGATATTATGGCGTTTGAAATATGCTTGATAAGGCGTGAAGACTTTACGTTGGTGGATACGCTAAAGAAAGCGAAACTTGGTGCCAATCGAAAAAGTGCCAAACGCAAAATGTCCGTTAATATTGAAAACGAAGCATACGAATCCGGTGATTATATGCTTCGTGTCAATGCTATTGACGAAAATGATGTCGTGCTTAATGTGGATAACGATTTTAAGGACGAAGAAAAACAAAGTAAATGGGAGGAAGAAAAGGCTGAAAATCCGGAAAAGTCCAAAGAACAATTTCGATTGGATAATCAGGCTGCCTATTGTAATGAAACCGTTGTGTTTACAATAAACAATGCCGTATCTTCTGACGAACTTGAAGAGTCTGAAGAAGTTGAAAAAAGAGCGAAGGTCAATACATTTTTGCAGGGGTTCATCCGTCAACGAGTATCGCTGTTAGTGAGCGATAAAGAAATTGAACTGGATGAATACGATGAACCCAAAAATGGTTGGCAGCATGGTTCCTTGAATGACATTTTCCAGTTTGATTTGTCGTCTAAATTTGCGTTCCAAATACAGTTGCCAAAGAAACTTATTGCCCTAGAAACATCCTTCTTAAAAAATCGAGATACGTTTGGATATATCAATGCTACAGTTGGTGCGAATATAACTGATGTAAATTTGCAAAGTTTACGATTTAGCGCTTTGTCTCAAGATAAAATTCCAGTCGAATTAAAAAAATTAAGGTCTGAATTGTTTGAGGTTATTTCGCAGTCGGCAAAAGAAGATTCTGGCTTGCTTGAAACATTTGATATTGCAAATAACCAAGACTTGATTATAAATTATTTGGCGGAATATAATTCCTGGTTGGCTGATTTGTCGGCTCAGAATCTTTCGGAAAGTGACTCTGTTGCCGTTCAGTTTATTGATATGGTTAAATTGGAGGTGGAACTTCCTAACGGGACTTACACCGATGTTTGCCTTATTTCGCCTTTGCATCCACTTCGTTTGGGTTGGATGGTAAATCTATGGGGTTTGTTCCAAAATTGGGAAAACAGTACAAAAGAGTTTGATGCATACCGGAAATCTTGGACAAAAAAACTGGACCAGCTTTTCTATGGCAAACTGAAAATGGATGTAGCTCCATTAATCTTGGCTGATGAAAAGTTGCAAGACCCGTATCAATATATTGGTGAAATAACATTTGGATGGGGAATTTATTCTCGCCCCGCAATAAGCAAGGATAAGTCTTTGTCTTCTGATGCAAGGCAAATAAAGGCTTATACATCGTCCTTGCTCAATATCTCCAGCGATAAGATTATTGACAGCGATGTTAGTGCTGAATTGGTGGAAAAATACATCAACCGATTTGCCAAATCGCATCCTTATGCGAAAAAATTAGTTCTGAACTTGTTCAATGCGGGTGATGCGATTTCTTTTGTAAATGCCTTGAAGTCAATTGAATTGAAAAACTCTGCATTGACTTATGAAATAAGAATCTTTTCAGAGTCGAATTTGATAAAATCTGGAAGTGCTCTTCGAGAACTTATAAATCCGGAATCCAATGTCGCCGAAGGTGCGGAGGCCTTTTCGCAAGCATCGCGTAATCGACTTTTTCCAAAAATACGTTTCTCCTTGAATGATACGCAGCAATTTATTCAAGACCCAAACCATTATCAAGCCCATATTTCGTTCTTGATAAATCCGTTCCAGATTCAATCATCTTTGGTGCGACCCAATAAATTAGATCGATCTTTCTACTTGAATTCCTTGATTTGCCGTAGCGTAATTGCGTATGAGGAAAATGGTGGCGACTCCACGTGGTATCGCTATATATCTGAAAAAATCTTGCCGAATCCTGTAGAGGAATTTGCTAACACAGAAGTTGATTTGTTAAAAAACATTCAAAATTTGGTGGGTAAGATAATGTCTAATACCATAGACAGTTCGTTGCCTACGACAACATTAGTTTTGAAGGAATCCGACCGTGTTCTCCTTAATTTGGTTCACGATGTTTCTGATTGGGTGGTGACATTCGATAAGAACATGGGGCCTGAATTCTTCGACCTTCCGGCGAGTTCGGGTGAAAACCAAAAGATTCCTTATTTGCTGGATTATATTCCAGGACAAGAATCTGCGGGAACATCGGCTTTCTTGACTTCTAAGCCCACAAGTGAAATTGAGGGGCTAATGAAGCCGATGTTTAGCGAGTATGGAATTGATTTGTCTGGTAATGAGCAGTTCTTAGAATTACTTGAAGATGTGAGAACTGTTAGTAGTTCTCTCATTATGCAAGCTGGAACCACAAGAAACAAGGCTTTTGAAGTTTTAGGGACGACCCTGACAAAGCGGTTCCTGAAGAAGAAAGGTTTGTTAAACGAGGCTTTTATTATCCCTATCGATTTGCATCAAGAACTGTTTGCGGATCTTGATACGGGCGATCGTGAACGTGCTGACAATTTGCTTGTAAATATTGATGTTGAATCCAAGGAAATTGTATTTACCGTTGTTGAAATAAAGTGCAGAAAATCTCTGAGTGAAAGCGAAGAAAATGACTTGAAATGTAAAATACAGGCTCAACTTATCAATACTGTGTCTGCTTTGCAACAACGATTTGGTAAACCGTTAGATGGTAGTCCAGAGAGATTGGATAGAGAACTCCAGATTTTGGAATTAGTTGATTTGTTGAGTTTCTATATCAAGAGGTCTCAGCGCTATGCACAATTAGACCCGATTGTTGCTGAAGAATATTTGGTATTCTTGTCAGAATTGGAAAAGTTGGATTATAACCTAAAGTTCAAGCAAATTGGTGTGATATATAACTTTAGCCAACATGAACGCCAAAAGAAATGTTTTGAAGGCGATAGTTGCATTTTTACGATGGGCGAATCCGTCATTAGTGAAATTCTGGGTGATAATGCGACATTGAATACGGAACGCCTGAAACAACTTGACAATGATAAGGATTTCTGTAACGCTTTTGAACCAAATCGCAAAGAAAGCATTGTGCGGATTAGAACTTTGCGAGATGGTGGTGTTTTGCCTGAAGAACGTCAAGAAGAACCTGAATCTGATGATGTTGAAAATGCCGATAGAAAAGATGTGAATGCTAGTACGGCTGTAACTGAAGTACCTGCAGATTTCATTCCGAAAGAAACAGAATCGGCGACTTTAGAGGAAGAACCGATTCAACCAGAAACCCCTTCAAAGGAAACTCAGGAAAAAACTACTTCGGAATCAAAACCTGTTGTTGATAATTCACCTAAGGATGAAAGATCTAGTGATGTGAAAGTTCTGGAGAATGTAGATAGTGTTTTTGTTCCCCCTGTTTACGATGTTCTTATTGGGAAAACAGATGCTGAAACTCCGCAATATGGCATTATTGGAAAAACTGTAGATAACAAACGATTAATCGGTATTGATTTGAACGAATGCAATACTGTCAGTTTGTTCGGTGTTCAAGGGGCTGGGAAGAGTTATACAATTGGAACTGTTGCAGAAATGACTTTGAAACAGTTTAGTAAAGTGAATAAGTTGCCAGCACCTCTTGCTAGTGTCATTTTCCATTATAGCGAGAGCATGGATTATGCCCCTGAGTTCACATCAATGGTTTATCCAAATGATGACGAAAGACAGCTTGCTCGTTTGAAACAAGAATATGGTGCCGAAGCTGGATCTGTAAAAGATGTTTTGCTCCTTACTCCCAATAGTCAAGTTGAAAAGAGAAAGAGTGAATATCCTGATATTGAAATTGCTCCCATTGGATTTGCTGCCTCGGAATTAAATGTTGCCGATTGGATGTTCCTGCTTGGCGCTATAGGTAATGAATCTACGTATGTGAAAGAATTGAAGCAGATAATGAAAGCGTGTCGCTATGATATGACTCTAACAAACATTAGGATGGGTGTTAATCAGAATGCATTCCTGTCAAATTCTCAAAAGAATTTGGCTTTGCAAAAATTGAAATTTGCAGAAGATTATATTTTGAATGATTGCTCTCTAAAAAAATATATGCGTCCTGGTCGCTTGATTATTGTGGATTTGCGTGATGAATTTATTGAAAAAAATGAAGCGTTAGGATTGTTTGTTGTGATGCTCAATATTTTTGCAAGTGTTAAAGATATTGACGGCAAACAGTTTAACAAGTTCATTGTTTTTGATGAAGCTCATAAATACATGAACGATAAAGATCTTGTCGGTTCTATTACTACCGCAATTCGTGAAATGAGGCATAAAGGCGTTTCGATTATGATTGCTAGCCAGGATCCGATGAGCTTGCCAAGCGAAATTATTGAACTGAGCTCTATTGTCATAATGCACAAGTTTAGTTCGCCTGCGTGGGTAAAACATGTTCAAAAAGCTATTACCGCTTTGCAAACTTTGACGCCTATGGCAATGTCTTCGCTTACATCTGGTGAAGCTTTCTTGTGGGCGAATAAGGCTACGGATAGAATGTTTACGCAAAGACCTGTGAAAATATCGATTCGCCCACGTGTCACCAAGCATGGCGGCGATACGATAAATGCGGTAAAGTAA
- a CDS encoding HEPN domain-containing protein produces MSKSLEKFNVSIQDSKNLLDMFDKQSKSNPENAEVLKRAGLVMAFTAWETYVEDRLTESLSLQMKLIKGCSLGDFFQKKLDEELKRFNTPTSDKTKKLYKDFLGIEDVTEGWKWSNYEPAKSREQLNKWIALRGEIVHHAKGVSTNPQPHIVKKDDLSKCITFLEGLVKTFDAYVEKVL; encoded by the coding sequence ATGTCTAAATCCCTAGAAAAATTTAATGTATCCATCCAAGATTCAAAGAATCTTTTAGATATGTTTGACAAACAGAGTAAATCAAATCCTGAAAATGCTGAGGTGTTGAAACGTGCCGGACTTGTTATGGCTTTTACGGCATGGGAAACATACGTGGAGGATCGCTTGACGGAGTCCTTGTCGCTGCAGATGAAGTTGATAAAAGGATGCTCGCTAGGAGATTTTTTCCAAAAGAAACTAGATGAAGAATTAAAACGATTCAATACGCCGACATCCGACAAAACAAAGAAATTATACAAGGATTTCTTGGGAATTGAAGATGTTACGGAAGGCTGGAAATGGAGTAATTATGAACCAGCTAAATCGCGAGAACAATTGAACAAATGGATTGCCTTGCGTGGTGAGATTGTGCACCATGCAAAAGGTGTTTCGACAAATCCGCAACCTCACATTGTAAAGAAAGATGATTTGTCCAAATGCATTACCTTTTTAGAAGGACTTGTAAAAACTTTTGATGCATATGTAGAAAAGGTCCTTTGA
- a CDS encoding deoxyguanosinetriphosphate triphosphohydrolase family protein: MEWNASVKKEIESRLMEKENSLAEYACKSAAAIRYHEAQEDIRPNFSRDADRIINSYCYSRYIDKTQAFYLVENDHITHRVLHVQLVAKIARTIGRFLNLNEDLIEAISLGHDVGHTPFGHDGERIVSEFLQENGEGIFEHNVQSFRLFHDLEAHGKGLNLTAQVLDGIICHNGEILKNEYGCNRSKTPEKLLEEYRNSLNGTLKSKEMVPMTLEGCVMRISDVIAYVGRDIEDAIILKLVKREDIPQEITKILGNKNSEIVNTLITDLVNNSLDKETLVFSPEVFDALNQLKNWNYKNIYLNPKKSTQDEKIRMMFRTVLEECLDELQSGVKKATGINHWCESLGEKYRETTPLPRIVADYVSGMTDDYLMSAYKEIVLPKSFGVSFGEK; the protein is encoded by the coding sequence ATGGAATGGAATGCTTCGGTCAAGAAAGAAATTGAATCCCGCTTGATGGAAAAGGAAAACTCGCTTGCTGAATACGCCTGCAAGTCTGCGGCTGCGATTCGCTATCACGAAGCGCAAGAAGATATCCGTCCGAACTTTTCTCGTGATGCAGACCGGATTATCAATTCCTATTGCTATAGCCGATACATTGACAAGACTCAGGCTTTTTACCTTGTTGAAAATGACCACATTACGCATCGTGTGTTGCACGTGCAGCTGGTCGCGAAAATTGCAAGGACCATTGGGCGTTTTTTGAACCTGAACGAAGACTTGATAGAGGCGATTTCGCTAGGGCACGATGTGGGCCATACGCCTTTTGGACACGATGGTGAAAGGATTGTCTCGGAGTTTTTGCAAGAGAATGGTGAAGGAATTTTTGAACACAATGTTCAAAGCTTTAGGCTGTTCCATGACCTTGAAGCGCACGGCAAAGGGCTGAACCTTACCGCACAAGTGCTCGATGGAATCATTTGTCACAACGGCGAAATCCTGAAAAACGAATATGGCTGCAATCGTAGCAAGACTCCAGAAAAACTGCTGGAAGAATACAGAAACAGCTTGAATGGAACGCTGAAATCGAAAGAGATGGTTCCGATGACATTGGAAGGATGCGTCATGCGAATCTCGGACGTGATTGCGTACGTTGGCCGTGATATCGAAGACGCCATCATCTTGAAATTGGTGAAACGCGAAGACATCCCCCAAGAAATCACAAAAATTCTCGGTAACAAAAACAGCGAAATTGTAAACACGCTTATTACAGACCTTGTCAACAATAGTCTAGACAAAGAAACGCTCGTCTTTTCGCCGGAAGTTTTCGATGCGCTTAACCAACTGAAAAACTGGAACTACAAAAACATCTATTTGAACCCGAAAAAGTCAACCCAGGACGAAAAAATCAGGATGATGTTCCGTACCGTCTTGGAAGAATGCCTTGATGAACTCCAGTCTGGCGTGAAAAAGGCAACAGGAATCAATCACTGGTGCGAATCGCTGGGCGAAAAGTACAGAGAAACGACACCCCTCCCGCGCATTGTCGCCGACTACGTCTCTGGAATGACCGATGACTACCTGATGAGCGCCTATAAGGAAATCGTGCTGCCGAAATCGTTTGGCGTGAGCTTTGGGGAAAAGTAA
- a CDS encoding nucleobase:cation symporter-2 family protein: MKTSDNIYQLDGRVPLLQAIPFGLQHVLAMFVSNITPIIILANVVGIEKGLTASLIQNCMIIASIGTLIQLYPVWKIGSRLPIVMGISFTFLSVSISIGASQGMGTLMGAVIVGGIVEGLLGLCAKYWLKLIPHIVAATVVTSIGFSLLPIGANSFAGGQGAADFGSAQNWIVGSVTLLTCLLTQVFAKGFLRSLSVLVGLIVGYILALFMGMVDFSGISSNGFFALPKLLPFTPEFNLGAILSVIAIYLVSATETVGDSSALCSGALKRQIHKAEMGGAISCDGFVSSISGLFGCTPITSFSQNVGLASLSGVVNRFAIATSAGIMLLGGLFPPVGTLLTTIPQAVLGGCTIMMFGSILFAGFGMIAKSGFSQRNMIIVSLSLSTGLGFTSASQMFKIFPQIIQTIFAENCVAVVFILAVLLNLVLPKDKEEKAAEAK, encoded by the coding sequence ATGAAGACTTCGGACAACATCTACCAGCTTGACGGACGCGTTCCGCTTTTACAGGCAATTCCATTCGGTTTGCAGCATGTGCTCGCCATGTTCGTGAGTAACATTACGCCGATCATCATCCTTGCAAACGTCGTCGGGATTGAAAAAGGCCTCACCGCCTCGCTCATCCAGAATTGCATGATTATCGCAAGCATCGGCACACTCATCCAGCTCTACCCCGTCTGGAAAATCGGCTCCCGCCTCCCCATTGTCATGGGCATCAGCTTCACATTCCTCTCCGTCTCCATTTCAATCGGAGCATCGCAAGGCATGGGAACGCTCATGGGCGCCGTCATCGTTGGCGGCATCGTCGAAGGACTTCTCGGTCTCTGCGCCAAATACTGGCTCAAACTCATCCCGCACATCGTCGCGGCTACCGTCGTGACCTCCATCGGATTTTCGCTTTTGCCCATTGGCGCGAATTCATTCGCGGGCGGTCAAGGCGCCGCTGACTTTGGTTCTGCACAGAACTGGATTGTCGGAAGCGTCACGCTCCTCACCTGCTTGCTCACGCAAGTTTTCGCCAAGGGATTCCTCCGCTCGCTCTCCGTACTCGTCGGCCTCATCGTCGGTTACATCCTCGCGCTCTTCATGGGCATGGTCGATTTCTCGGGCATTTCAAGCAATGGCTTTTTCGCACTCCCCAAGCTTCTCCCGTTCACTCCTGAATTTAACTTGGGCGCCATCCTCTCCGTCATCGCCATCTATCTCGTGTCCGCCACGGAAACCGTCGGTGACTCCAGCGCCCTTTGCAGCGGCGCCCTCAAACGCCAAATCCACAAAGCCGAAATGGGCGGAGCCATCAGCTGCGACGGCTTTGTGAGTTCCATTTCCGGGCTTTTCGGCTGCACCCCGATTACATCGTTCAGCCAGAACGTCGGACTCGCCTCGCTCTCCGGCGTCGTGAACCGCTTCGCCATCGCGACAAGCGCAGGCATCATGCTCCTCGGCGGTCTCTTCCCGCCCGTAGGCACCCTCCTCACAACCATCCCGCAAGCCGTTCTCGGAGGCTGCACCATCATGATGTTCGGCTCCATCCTCTTCGCAGGCTTCGGCATGATCGCAAAAAGCGGCTTCTCGCAGCGCAACATGATTATCGTTAGCTTGTCCTTAAGCACCGGTCTCGGATTCACATCCGCATCGCAGATGTTCAAAATCTTCCCGCAGATTATCCAGACCATTTTCGCTGAAAACTGCGTCGCCGTTGTATTCATCCTCGCCGTCCTTTTGAACCTGGTATTGCCCAAGGACAAGGAAGAAAAAGCCGCAGAAGCGAAATAA
- a CDS encoding xanthine phosphoribosyltransferase, with the protein MNFLEQKILADGVVKPGNVLKVDSFLNHQIDIRLMQKIGEEFKRRFADVQFNKVLTIEASGIAIAAFIAYLNDVPVVFAKKGQTVNSTDDKYVAKAYSFTHKKFNDIFVSRPYLKPTDKILIVDDFLADGEASKALIDLVKQAGAELVGVGIAIEKGMQPGGAKLRAAGVRLESIAIVDSMDPETGFIKFREQ; encoded by the coding sequence ATGAACTTCCTTGAGCAAAAAATCCTTGCCGATGGCGTAGTCAAACCCGGCAACGTCCTTAAAGTTGACAGTTTCCTAAACCACCAGATTGACATCCGCCTGATGCAAAAAATCGGCGAAGAGTTCAAACGCCGTTTTGCCGACGTCCAGTTCAATAAGGTGCTCACCATCGAGGCAAGCGGCATTGCCATCGCGGCATTCATCGCCTACCTGAACGACGTGCCTGTAGTTTTTGCCAAGAAGGGCCAGACCGTCAACAGCACCGACGACAAGTACGTCGCCAAGGCATATTCCTTCACGCACAAAAAGTTCAACGATATTTTCGTTTCACGCCCCTACCTCAAGCCGACCGACAAGATCCTCATCGTGGACGACTTCCTCGCCGACGGTGAAGCCAGCAAGGCGCTCATCGACCTCGTGAAGCAAGCAGGCGCTGAACTCGTCGGTGTCGGCATCGCCATCGAAAAGGGCATGCAGCCCGGTGGCGCAAAGCTCCGCGCTGCAGGCGTACGCCTGGAATCCATCGCCATCGTCGATAGCATGGACCCCGAAACCGGATTCATCAAGTTCCGCGAACAATAA
- a CDS encoding metal-dependent transcriptional regulator translates to MEHNHVKLSQSLEDYLEMVHMLRLANGIARVKDIAAALSVKMPSVAKAILELKKLGLVTQEPYSGVELTEEGRKAAADVLNRHILLKGFLIRLGVSEAIADKDACSMEHILSAETLATIEEFMKKNNASAVVKKAPKSEKRK, encoded by the coding sequence ATGGAACACAATCACGTGAAGCTCAGCCAGAGTCTCGAAGACTATCTTGAGATGGTGCACATGCTTCGTTTAGCGAACGGAATTGCCCGTGTCAAGGACATTGCGGCGGCACTATCCGTCAAGATGCCTTCTGTGGCTAAGGCAATTCTCGAACTCAAGAAACTCGGGCTTGTGACGCAGGAACCTTATAGCGGTGTGGAACTCACGGAAGAGGGCCGAAAGGCTGCCGCCGATGTGTTGAACCGCCACATTCTCCTCAAGGGGTTTTTGATTCGTCTGGGGGTTTCCGAAGCGATTGCGGACAAAGATGCTTGCAGTATGGAACACATTCTTTCGGCTGAAACGCTTGCAACTATTGAAGAATTCATGAAGAAGAATAACGCAAGTGCTGTCGTGAAGAAGGCTCCCAAAAGTGAAAAAAGGAAATAA
- a CDS encoding FeoA family protein, whose translation MGCNCGCGGKSQTKKWDLEPKFSDLKKGDKVEIVGYNEGDARYKSKLLSMGLVRGVTLEVLQIAPLGDPIEVSVLSYRLSLRKQEANVLKLKRV comes from the coding sequence ATGGGTTGTAATTGCGGTTGCGGCGGCAAGTCGCAAACTAAAAAGTGGGATTTGGAACCGAAATTTTCGGATCTCAAGAAGGGCGACAAGGTTGAAATTGTCGGCTACAATGAGGGCGATGCCCGCTATAAGTCCAAGCTTTTGTCGATGGGACTTGTTCGTGGTGTGACGCTTGAAGTCTTGCAGATTGCACCTCTCGGGGATCCGATTGAGGTGAGTGTTCTTTCTTACCGTTTGTCGCTTCGCAAGCAAGAAGCGAACGTTCTTAAATTGAAGAGGGTCTAA